A window of Polaromonas hydrogenivorans contains these coding sequences:
- a CDS encoding pilus assembly protein PilM: protein MISLGSLFNRQQPPLLGVDISSSSVMLVEVSRDKAGNLVLDRCAIEPLETGWVTDGNIEKFDEVAEVLRRVVKKSGTRTKNVAMALPPSAVISKKIILPGGLSEAELEIQVESEANKYIPFSLDEVSLDFCVLGPSATSSGDVEVLIAASRKEKVQDRQGLAEAAGLKPVVVDVESYASRFATARLIENMPNKGVDTMVALFEIGSLTTSMQVIRNDEVLYERDQAFGGAQLTQLIVRQYGFSLEEAETKKRGSELPEDYESGVLKPFVENMTQEIGRALQFFFTSTPYNRVDYVMLAGGSSSLQGLTESVTKQTSFACLLVNPFDGMEIGSGVIEKRMRREASCYLTACGLALRRFVQ, encoded by the coding sequence TTGATCTCACTGGGATCGTTATTCAACCGTCAACAACCCCCTTTGCTGGGTGTGGATATCAGTTCGTCCAGTGTCATGCTGGTCGAGGTGAGCCGCGACAAGGCCGGCAACCTGGTTCTTGACCGCTGCGCCATTGAACCCCTGGAAACAGGATGGGTCACCGATGGCAACATCGAAAAATTCGACGAAGTTGCTGAAGTGCTTCGCCGTGTGGTGAAAAAGAGCGGCACACGTACCAAAAACGTGGCCATGGCGCTGCCGCCTTCGGCCGTCATCAGTAAAAAAATCATCCTGCCAGGAGGGCTTAGTGAGGCCGAGCTTGAAATTCAGGTTGAATCCGAAGCCAATAAATACATCCCATTTTCACTCGATGAAGTCAGCCTTGATTTTTGTGTGCTGGGCCCCAGCGCAACTTCCAGTGGAGATGTTGAGGTACTGATTGCTGCTTCGCGAAAAGAAAAAGTCCAGGACAGGCAGGGCTTGGCTGAAGCTGCGGGACTCAAGCCCGTCGTGGTGGATGTCGAATCGTATGCTTCGCGCTTTGCCACGGCACGGCTGATCGAAAACATGCCCAACAAAGGTGTGGACACCATGGTTGCACTGTTTGAGATCGGTTCGCTGACCACCAGCATGCAAGTCATCCGGAATGATGAGGTTCTGTACGAGCGCGATCAGGCATTTGGCGGTGCGCAACTGACCCAGTTGATCGTCAGGCAGTACGGATTCTCGCTTGAAGAGGCAGAAACCAAAAAACGTGGCAGCGAACTTCCTGAAGACTACGAGTCGGGGGTTCTGAAGCCGTTTGTCGAAAACATGACGCAGGAAATTGGTCGTGCGCTCCAGTTCTTCTTTACCAGCACACCCTATAACCGGGTCGATTACGTGATGCTGGCAGGCGGTTCATCTTCATTGCAGGGACTGACGGAGTCGGTAACGAAGCAGACATCCTTTGCCTGCCTGCTGGTGAATCCTTTTGATGGCATGGAAATTGGCAGCGGCGTCATCGAAAAAAGGATGCGGCGTGAAGCCTCCTGTTACCTGACTGCCTGTGGCCTGGCTTTGCGAAGGTTTGTACAGTGA
- the lysA gene encoding diaminopimelate decarboxylase: MTLPALPGHPHFAYRDNALFAEDVRTSELAATYGTPLFIYSKTAMLSALASYQRGFEGRDAQICYAMKANSSLAVLQVFARAGCGFDIVSGGELERVQAAGGDLKKVIFSGVGKTRTEMRQALAAGIGCFNVESEAELDVLSQVAVAMKLRAPVSIRVNPNVDPKTHPYISTGLKGNKFGVAHEDALRIYQHAASLEGLKVVGIDCHIGSQITEVTPYLDAMDRVLDLVAAIEAAGIALAHIDFGGGLGINYNNDMPPEADELWRQLLAKLDARGYGGKKLMIEPGRSLVGNAGICITEVLYLKPGEQKNFCIIDAAMNDLPRPAMYQAFHAIVPVERAATETAGVIYDVVGPVCESGDWIGRDRVLDVAAGDQLAVMSAGAYCMSMASNYNTRGRAAELLVDGDLARLIRARETAADTFRGELLMP; encoded by the coding sequence ATGACACTGCCAGCCCTTCCCGGTCATCCCCATTTTGCGTACCGTGACAACGCGCTGTTTGCCGAAGATGTGCGCACCAGCGAACTGGCTGCGACCTACGGAACGCCTCTGTTCATCTATTCAAAAACTGCCATGCTGTCGGCGCTGGCGTCTTACCAGCGCGGTTTTGAAGGCCGGGATGCGCAAATTTGCTACGCCATGAAGGCGAATTCCTCATTGGCGGTGTTGCAGGTGTTCGCCCGCGCGGGCTGCGGCTTTGACATCGTGTCGGGCGGCGAACTCGAACGGGTGCAGGCTGCGGGCGGTGATCTGAAGAAGGTCATTTTTTCCGGCGTTGGCAAAACCCGCACTGAGATGCGCCAGGCGCTGGCGGCAGGCATTGGCTGCTTCAATGTCGAAAGCGAGGCCGAGCTGGATGTACTTTCGCAGGTGGCTGTTGCCATGAAGCTAAGGGCGCCGGTCAGCATCCGCGTCAATCCGAATGTTGATCCGAAGACGCACCCTTATATTTCAACCGGCCTGAAGGGCAACAAGTTCGGCGTCGCCCATGAGGATGCCCTGCGCATTTACCAGCATGCCGCTTCGCTGGAAGGCCTGAAGGTTGTCGGCATTGATTGCCATATCGGCTCGCAGATCACCGAGGTCACGCCGTACCTGGATGCGATGGACCGGGTGCTTGACCTGGTGGCTGCGATTGAAGCGGCCGGCATTGCGCTGGCGCACATCGACTTTGGCGGTGGACTGGGCATCAACTACAACAACGACATGCCGCCCGAAGCGGACGAGCTGTGGCGGCAGCTGCTGGCCAAGCTGGACGCGCGTGGCTATGGCGGCAAGAAGCTGATGATCGAGCCTGGCCGCTCGCTGGTCGGCAATGCCGGCATCTGCATCACCGAAGTGCTCTACCTCAAGCCCGGCGAGCAGAAGAATTTCTGCATCATCGACGCCGCCATGAACGACCTGCCCCGCCCGGCCATGTACCAGGCTTTCCATGCCATCGTTCCCGTCGAACGGGCCGCAACGGAAACTGCCGGTGTGATTTACGACGTGGTCGGTCCTGTCTGCGAAAGCGGCGACTGGATCGGCCGTGACCGCGTCCTCGATGTGGCTGCCGGCGATCAGTTGGCCGTCATGTCGGCCGGGGCTTATTGCATGAGCATGGCCAGCAACTACAACACCCGGGGTCGTGCCGCCGAACTGCTGGTCGATGGCGACCTGGCCCGGCTGATTCGTGCGCGCGAAACGGCTGCGGATACGTTCCGGGGCGAACTGTTGATGCCTTGA
- a CDS encoding sulfite oxidase heme-binding subunit YedZ yields MAGQMAGRQKWLLHPAAKPLIFIACLLPFAWLFYAAWSDQLGANPAEALVRATGDWTLRFVCIVLAVTPLRVITSTPALARFRRMLGLFAYFYVVLHLLSYSWFDMSFELADIARDIAKRPFILVGFSAFVLLTPLAATSFNAAIKAMGAKRWQLLHKLVYLIAGLGILHFFWMRAGKNNFFEVFVYAVIVAMLLGWRVWNHRAKARRRVSNNAVVGVH; encoded by the coding sequence ATGGCTGGCCAGATGGCGGGGCGGCAAAAATGGTTGCTGCACCCGGCGGCAAAGCCGCTGATCTTCATCGCTTGCCTGTTGCCGTTCGCGTGGCTCTTCTACGCGGCATGGAGTGACCAGCTGGGGGCGAATCCGGCCGAAGCTCTGGTTCGCGCCACGGGCGACTGGACGCTGCGCTTTGTCTGCATCGTGCTGGCCGTGACGCCCTTGCGCGTCATCACCAGCACGCCGGCGCTGGCGCGTTTTCGCCGCATGCTGGGCCTGTTTGCCTATTTTTATGTCGTGCTTCACCTGCTCAGCTACAGCTGGTTCGACATGAGTTTTGAGCTTGCCGATATTGCCAGGGACATCGCCAAGCGGCCCTTCATCCTGGTCGGATTTTCTGCCTTTGTGCTGCTCACGCCGCTGGCGGCGACTTCGTTCAACGCGGCCATCAAGGCCATGGGGGCGAAGCGCTGGCAGTTGCTGCACAAGCTGGTTTATCTGATCGCCGGCCTGGGAATTTTGCATTTCTTCTGGATGCGCGCCGGTAAAAACAACTTTTTTGAAGTGTTTGTGTATGCCGTCATCGTGGCCATGCTGCTGGGCTGGCGGGTATGGAATCACAGGGCCAAGGCACGGCGACGGGTTTCAAACAACGCGGTAGTCGGCGTTCATTGA
- the pilQ gene encoding type IV pilus secretin PilQ: MNKQIAGLAAEARGQESLPRLLGRVVRRALFSAMVVASAMPLLAKAENSIQAVSGSVQGGSEVIRIELAEPLAEVPTGFSIQAPARIALDFQGISNSLGRSAIEINLGNMRSANVIQAGERTRVVLNLKTPTSYKAEIQGKSLLIILDSQAVAAPSVAAAPVFAESRNRDTLPLKDIDFRRGPDNSGRIVVALPNNEVGVDIRQQGKTVVVEFLKTALPEGLRRRLDVTDFGTPVQTVTTTQVGDKVRMVVEPTGQWEQSAYQSDNQFVLEVRAQKVDTSKLTQGIGFNGEKLSLNFQNIEIRSLLQVIADFTNFNVVTSDTVTGSVTLRLKDVPWDQALDIILQAKGLGMRKTGNVLLIAPKDELAAKDKQELEARAAIQNLEAVRTQSFQINYAKASEIAAQISAGGTGATTARILSNRGSVIAEPRTNQLFVTDIPSRLEQVQSFIAKLDIAVRQVLIEARIVEASDTFGRSLGVRLGGGTIGAAGALTRGNTNVSLGTNYGATVADTSGNFVSFPASTLGVANAASSFAVSIFNASANRFLNLELSALEADGKGKIVSSPRVVTADQTKALIEQGTEFPYQTATSSGATSLAFRKANLKLEVTPQITPEGNIILDLDVNKDSRGETTAAGIAIDTKHIQTQVLVENGGTVVIGGIFTLEETNNEVKVPLLGDVPYLGNLFKSRERTSRKQEMLVFITPKMITDRAAAR; the protein is encoded by the coding sequence ATGAACAAGCAGATAGCGGGATTGGCAGCGGAGGCGAGAGGGCAAGAGAGTCTGCCGCGTTTGCTTGGACGTGTAGTGCGCCGTGCATTATTCAGTGCGATGGTCGTGGCCAGTGCCATGCCCCTGCTGGCAAAGGCAGAAAATTCAATCCAGGCTGTTTCAGGCTCGGTGCAGGGTGGCTCGGAAGTGATTCGGATCGAACTCGCCGAACCTCTGGCAGAAGTTCCGACGGGTTTCAGCATTCAGGCGCCTGCCCGCATCGCACTCGACTTTCAAGGTATCAGCAATTCGCTGGGGCGGTCAGCCATTGAAATCAACCTGGGTAACATGCGTTCAGCCAATGTGATCCAGGCCGGTGAGCGCACCCGGGTGGTGCTCAATCTGAAGACGCCTACCTCCTACAAGGCCGAAATACAGGGCAAGTCGCTGCTGATCATTCTGGATTCCCAGGCTGTGGCAGCACCTTCCGTGGCGGCGGCGCCCGTATTTGCCGAAAGCCGTAACCGTGACACGCTTCCGTTGAAGGACATCGATTTTCGCCGTGGCCCTGATAACTCAGGCCGCATTGTCGTGGCCTTGCCCAATAACGAAGTTGGTGTTGATATTCGCCAGCAGGGTAAAACCGTGGTGGTGGAGTTCCTGAAAACTGCATTGCCCGAGGGCCTGCGCCGGCGCCTGGATGTCACTGATTTCGGCACACCGGTCCAAACTGTCACCACCACCCAGGTGGGCGACAAGGTTCGCATGGTGGTCGAGCCCACGGGTCAGTGGGAGCAAAGTGCTTACCAGAGCGACAATCAGTTCGTGCTGGAAGTGCGTGCGCAAAAGGTGGATACCAGCAAGTTGACCCAAGGCATAGGCTTCAATGGCGAAAAGCTGTCGTTGAATTTCCAGAACATTGAAATCCGGTCGCTGCTGCAGGTTATTGCCGACTTCACCAATTTCAACGTCGTCACCTCGGATACCGTAACCGGGTCTGTGACTTTGCGCCTGAAAGACGTTCCGTGGGACCAGGCCCTGGATATTATTTTGCAAGCCAAGGGTTTGGGAATGCGCAAGACTGGCAATGTTTTGCTGATCGCCCCCAAAGACGAACTGGCCGCCAAGGACAAGCAGGAACTGGAGGCTCGCGCTGCCATACAGAACCTGGAAGCGGTGCGTACGCAGTCATTCCAGATCAACTATGCCAAGGCCAGTGAAATTGCAGCGCAGATATCGGCTGGCGGTACTGGCGCGACCACGGCCCGGATATTGTCCAATCGAGGAAGCGTCATTGCCGAGCCGCGCACGAATCAGTTGTTCGTGACGGATATTCCTTCGCGGCTGGAACAGGTGCAAAGTTTTATTGCCAAGCTTGATATTGCGGTTCGACAGGTGTTGATTGAGGCGCGCATCGTTGAAGCTTCGGATACTTTTGGCCGGTCTCTGGGTGTTAGATTGGGCGGTGGGACGATTGGTGCAGCCGGCGCCCTGACAAGGGGCAATACCAATGTCTCATTGGGCACCAATTATGGTGCGACGGTTGCGGATACGAGCGGCAATTTTGTCAGCTTCCCCGCTTCAACCCTGGGTGTTGCGAATGCCGCCTCCTCATTCGCAGTGTCGATTTTCAATGCATCGGCGAACCGATTCTTGAACCTCGAACTGTCGGCGCTGGAGGCAGACGGCAAGGGCAAGATTGTTTCCAGCCCGCGCGTTGTCACGGCAGACCAGACCAAGGCGCTGATCGAGCAAGGCACCGAGTTTCCGTACCAGACCGCCACCTCCAGCGGTGCCACGTCCCTGGCCTTCCGCAAGGCCAATTTGAAACTGGAAGTCACGCCGCAAATCACGCCAGAAGGCAACATCATTCTTGACCTCGACGTGAACAAGGACAGTCGCGGCGAAACCACTGCAGCCGGTATTGCCATCGACACCAAACATATTCAGACCCAGGTGCTGGTTGAAAATGGCGGCACGGTCGTGATTGGCGGAATCTTCACGCTTGAAGAAACCAATAATGAAGTCAAAGTTCCATTGCTTGGCGATGTGCCTTACCTTGGTAACCTGTTCAAGAGCCGGGAGCGCACGTCCAGA
- a CDS encoding pilus assembly protein PilP, translated as MIYMLILGLLSLSGCGSSDQEELQQWMTVQRNAARPQIAPLHEPIKFTPQTYGQEGSIEPFSKQKLVQALKRDSSQATANAALITPELSRRKEPLEATPLDTVAMVGSLTKAGKPVALVRVDNLIYQVRVGNYLGQNYGRITAVTEASVVLREIVQDAAGEWTERPATLQLLEETK; from the coding sequence ATGATCTATATGCTGATACTCGGCCTGCTCAGCCTTTCGGGTTGTGGTTCGTCCGATCAGGAGGAACTGCAGCAATGGATGACCGTCCAGCGCAATGCAGCCCGGCCCCAAATCGCTCCTTTGCATGAACCCATCAAATTCACGCCGCAAACCTATGGCCAGGAAGGTTCAATCGAGCCTTTCAGCAAGCAAAAACTGGTGCAGGCGCTGAAACGGGATTCCAGCCAGGCTACTGCCAACGCAGCACTGATTACGCCAGAACTTAGCCGGCGCAAGGAACCGCTGGAGGCAACTCCGCTGGACACCGTGGCCATGGTCGGCAGCCTGACGAAAGCCGGTAAGCCAGTCGCGCTGGTGCGGGTTGACAACCTGATCTACCAGGTACGAGTCGGCAATTATCTCGGCCAAAACTATGGCCGCATTACCGCCGTGACGGAAGCCAGTGTTGTATTGCGTGAAATCGTACAGGACGCAGCAGGCGAATGGACAGAGCGGCCGGCGACTTTACAGCTTTTAGAGGAAACGAAATGA
- a CDS encoding PilN domain-containing protein, which translates to MILINLLPHREAARKRRREVFFATLGLAALAGVLVCGAMYSWYSAQIESQRGRNTFLQSEISRLDEQIKDIATLQAEITSLKARQTAVEDLQGNRNLPVYLLSELVKQLPDGVYINSLKQENQIVLMTGIAQSNERVSELLRNFSNNSPWLAKPELVEITAGTVTLSQRDQRRVSNFSMRVEIKRASDQKETASSAATAKI; encoded by the coding sequence GTGATTCTGATCAACCTGCTTCCACACCGTGAAGCTGCCCGAAAACGCCGGCGTGAAGTTTTTTTTGCAACTCTTGGCCTGGCTGCGCTGGCCGGTGTTCTGGTCTGTGGCGCCATGTATTCCTGGTACTCAGCCCAAATTGAAAGCCAGCGAGGAAGAAATACCTTTTTGCAATCAGAAATTTCCCGCCTGGATGAGCAGATCAAGGATATTGCGACCTTGCAGGCAGAGATTACATCGCTCAAGGCGCGTCAGACAGCTGTCGAGGATCTGCAGGGAAACCGCAATCTCCCGGTGTATTTGTTGAGCGAACTTGTCAAGCAACTGCCTGACGGCGTGTATATCAACAGCTTGAAGCAAGAGAACCAGATCGTCCTAATGACCGGTATTGCCCAGTCGAATGAACGTGTTTCAGAATTGCTTCGTAATTTCTCAAACAACAGCCCATGGTTGGCCAAACCGGAGTTGGTGGAAATTACGGCTGGTACGGTGACATTAAGCCAGCGCGACCAGCGGCGCGTTTCCAATTTTTCAATGCGCGTGGAGATCAAACGGGCCAGTGATCAAAAAGAAACAGCGTCTTCTGCTGCTACGGCCAAGATTTGA
- the lptM gene encoding LPS translocon maturation chaperone LptM, whose amino-acid sequence MVFSPRILGRLYAVVCRHGLIAAVAGAAVLSGCGQKGPLFLPVPPQMPQPLAMPPGLSQTPAGVTAPAPAASASK is encoded by the coding sequence ATGGTTTTTTCACCCCGAATTCTAGGCCGGCTTTATGCTGTTGTTTGCAGGCATGGTCTTATTGCCGCTGTGGCGGGCGCCGCAGTGCTGTCCGGCTGTGGACAGAAAGGCCCCTTGTTTCTGCCAGTGCCACCGCAAATGCCGCAGCCCCTGGCCATGCCACCCGGCCTTTCCCAGACGCCTGCGGGAGTGACTGCACCGGCTCCGGCGGCATCAGCCAGCAAATAG
- a CDS encoding penicillin-binding protein 1A, with protein MPSSAQKPDSRSKSSAAKRPSSWLRSLVKFFLGSIGLVLAVIAGLAIFLAVALAVAYPNLPDISALSDYRPKQPLRIYTADNVIIGEFGEERRRLTPIDEIPQIMKDAVLAIEDARFFSHGGVDYLGVVRAALANLGRAKSQGASTITMQVARNVYLTAEKSYTRKIYEILLTFKLEHSLTKNQILEIYMNQIFLGNRSYGFAAASETYFGKPLKDVSIAEAAMLAGLPKAPSTYNPIANPTRAKTRQLYIIERMEQNGFITAQQAKTAREEELQIRTGRNAGRVHAEYVAETVRQLVFSQYGEETYTRGLNVYTTLKSTDQTVAYKALRKGIMDYERRQIYRGPEKFIDLPSNPQETEDAIDDALADNPDNGDIMSAVVLEASPKRILAMRLNSEKVTITGEGLRPAQSGLADKAGPNIKIRPGALIRVVKTPKDTWEITQLPEVEGAFVAMDPRDGAVRALIGGFDFEKNKFNHVTQAWRQPGSSFKPFIYSAALEKGFTPATVVNDAPLFFDAGVTGGQPWEPKNYDGGFEGPMSLRTALKKSKNLVSIRILQSIGAKYGQEWVTRFGFDADKHPAYLTMALGAGSVTPMQMATGYSVFANGGYRVNPYLVTKITDQRGKVLLEVTPPALNESMRGIDARNAFIMDSLLQEVARSGTAAKAQAMLKRPDIFGKTGTTNDSIDTWFVGFQPTLAAAVWMGYDTPKKLGDRETGGGLSLPIWINFMEYALKGVPVTEYQPPEGVVNLNGEWYYEEYAKGAGISSVGMQPDAGASSTETVPGAAGGIQVLPPSDEKKRILDLFKN; from the coding sequence ATGCCCTCTTCTGCTCAGAAACCTGATTCCCGATCCAAATCCAGCGCGGCAAAGCGGCCATCTTCCTGGTTGCGCTCCCTTGTGAAGTTCTTTCTGGGCAGCATTGGGCTGGTGCTGGCGGTCATTGCTGGGCTGGCGATTTTTCTGGCGGTTGCGCTGGCAGTGGCCTATCCCAACCTGCCGGATATTTCAGCCCTGTCAGACTACCGCCCCAAGCAGCCACTGCGGATTTACACGGCCGACAACGTGATCATTGGAGAGTTCGGCGAAGAGCGCCGCAGACTCACGCCCATCGATGAAATTCCGCAAATCATGAAAGATGCGGTGCTGGCCATTGAGGATGCACGCTTTTTCTCGCATGGCGGGGTTGACTACCTGGGTGTTGTCCGGGCAGCTCTTGCCAATCTGGGCCGGGCAAAAAGCCAGGGGGCTTCAACCATCACCATGCAGGTCGCCCGCAATGTCTATCTGACGGCCGAGAAAAGTTATACCCGCAAAATTTATGAAATTTTGCTGACCTTCAAGCTGGAGCATTCCCTGACGAAGAACCAGATTCTTGAGATCTACATGAATCAGATTTTTCTGGGAAATCGCTCTTACGGCTTTGCAGCCGCTTCGGAAACCTATTTCGGCAAGCCACTCAAAGACGTCAGCATTGCGGAAGCGGCCATGCTGGCCGGCCTGCCAAAAGCGCCTTCGACCTATAACCCCATCGCCAACCCCACCCGTGCCAAAACACGTCAGCTCTACATCATTGAGCGCATGGAACAAAACGGGTTCATCACGGCCCAGCAGGCCAAAACAGCCAGGGAAGAAGAACTTCAGATCAGGACGGGACGCAATGCCGGGCGGGTGCATGCTGAATATGTGGCTGAAACCGTGCGGCAACTGGTGTTCAGCCAGTACGGAGAAGAAACCTATACGCGCGGACTGAATGTCTACACCACACTGAAGTCCACCGATCAGACCGTGGCCTACAAAGCCTTGCGCAAAGGCATCATGGATTACGAACGCCGGCAAATTTACCGGGGTCCCGAGAAATTCATCGACCTGCCGTCAAACCCCCAGGAAACCGAAGATGCGATCGATGACGCACTGGCCGACAACCCTGACAACGGCGACATCATGTCTGCCGTGGTGCTGGAAGCCAGCCCCAAACGGATCCTGGCGATGCGCCTGAACAGTGAAAAGGTCACCATCACCGGCGAAGGCCTGCGGCCTGCACAGTCGGGTCTGGCCGACAAGGCGGGCCCGAACATCAAAATTCGCCCCGGCGCACTGATCCGGGTGGTCAAAACACCGAAGGATACCTGGGAGATTACCCAATTGCCCGAAGTGGAAGGTGCCTTCGTGGCAATGGACCCCCGGGATGGAGCCGTGCGCGCACTGATAGGCGGATTTGATTTTGAAAAAAACAAGTTCAACCACGTCACCCAGGCCTGGCGCCAGCCCGGCTCCAGCTTCAAGCCTTTCATTTATTCGGCAGCGCTGGAAAAAGGCTTTACCCCGGCCACGGTGGTCAATGACGCGCCGCTGTTTTTCGATGCGGGCGTCACCGGCGGCCAACCGTGGGAGCCTAAAAATTATGACGGCGGCTTCGAAGGCCCGATGAGCTTGCGCACAGCCCTGAAGAAATCAAAGAACCTGGTATCGATCCGCATCCTGCAGTCCATAGGCGCCAAATACGGCCAGGAATGGGTCACGCGCTTCGGCTTCGACGCCGACAAGCACCCCGCCTACCTGACCATGGCGCTGGGCGCCGGTTCGGTCACGCCGATGCAGATGGCAACCGGCTACTCGGTTTTTGCCAATGGCGGCTACCGCGTCAACCCTTACCTGGTCACGAAAATCACCGACCAGCGTGGCAAGGTGCTGCTCGAAGTCACCCCACCGGCGCTGAACGAGTCGATGCGGGGCATCGATGCGCGAAATGCTTTCATCATGGACAGCCTGCTGCAGGAAGTGGCACGCTCGGGCACGGCTGCCAAAGCCCAGGCCATGCTCAAACGGCCGGATATTTTCGGCAAGACCGGCACCACCAACGATTCGATTGATACCTGGTTTGTCGGCTTTCAGCCCACGCTGGCGGCAGCCGTCTGGATGGGCTACGACACGCCCAAAAAGCTCGGCGACCGCGAAACCGGCGGAGGCCTGAGCCTGCCGATCTGGATCAATTTCATGGAATATGCCCTCAAGGGCGTGCCCGTCACCGAATACCAACCGCCCGAAGGCGTGGTGAACCTCAATGGCGAGTGGTATTACGAGGAGTACGCCAAAGGCGCGGGTATCAGCAGCGTCGGCATGCAGCCAGACGCAGGAGCTTCCAGCACGGAAACGGTGCCTGGAGCGGCTGGCGGTATTCAGGTGTTGCCGCCTTCCGATGAGAAAAAACGGATTCTGGATCTTTTCAAAAACTGA
- a CDS encoding type 4a pilus biogenesis protein PilO has translation MVKISRPAIDFAALQGRIQNQFTGLDPNDPASWPSFPRYLLCAAVTVAVVVALWFMWLSASDEELTAEKAKEVQLRGDYTSKLTQAVNLEALKKQREQVQQYVTQLEKQLPSKAEMDALLSDINQAGLGRSLQFELFRPGQVLVKDYYAELPIALSVTGGYHDIGAFVADIANLSRIVTLNNIAITPAKDGNLVMEATAKTFRYLDDEEVALQRKNTPADGVKK, from the coding sequence ATGGTAAAAATTTCCAGACCCGCTATCGATTTTGCAGCCCTCCAAGGCCGCATCCAGAACCAATTCACCGGCCTCGATCCCAATGATCCGGCTTCTTGGCCCAGCTTTCCCCGTTACCTGCTGTGTGCTGCCGTGACCGTCGCGGTTGTGGTTGCGCTCTGGTTTATGTGGTTGAGCGCTTCTGATGAAGAACTGACGGCAGAAAAAGCCAAGGAAGTCCAGCTCAGGGGAGACTACACCAGCAAGCTGACACAAGCGGTTAATCTGGAGGCCTTGAAAAAGCAGCGTGAGCAAGTCCAGCAGTATGTGACACAACTTGAAAAACAGTTGCCCAGCAAAGCTGAAATGGATGCATTGCTTTCCGATATCAACCAGGCAGGTTTGGGTCGCAGCCTTCAGTTTGAACTTTTCCGGCCGGGTCAGGTTCTGGTGAAGGACTATTACGCCGAGTTGCCTATTGCACTCAGTGTGACGGGTGGTTACCACGACATCGGCGCTTTTGTAGCTGATATTGCCAACCTCTCACGCATTGTGACGCTGAACAATATTGCCATTACCCCTGCGAAAGATGGCAATCTGGTCATGGAAGCCACGGCAAAAACATTTCGCTATCTGGACGATGAAGAAGTCGCCTTGCAGCGTAAGAATACCCCGGCAGATGGGGTAAAAAAATGA
- the cyaY gene encoding iron donor protein CyaY has product MTDLEYQNQAESVLKAIEKACDRLNDESDVDIDNQRTGGMITLTFSNRSQIIINLQKPLQEIWMAARAGGFHYKFNGEQWTDTKDSSEFFANLSRYASEQAGQPLVFFATA; this is encoded by the coding sequence ATGACGGACCTTGAATACCAGAATCAGGCCGAGAGTGTGCTCAAGGCTATCGAAAAGGCATGCGACCGGCTCAATGACGAGAGCGACGTGGACATCGACAACCAGCGCACCGGCGGCATGATCACCCTGACTTTTTCCAACCGCAGCCAGATCATCATCAACCTGCAAAAACCGCTGCAGGAAATCTGGATGGCAGCCAGGGCGGGCGGGTTTCACTACAAATTCAATGGCGAGCAGTGGACAGATACCAAGGATTCCAGCGAATTTTTTGCCAATTTGTCGCGCTATGCCAGTGAACAGGCGGGCCAGCCGCTGGTTTTTTTCGCCACTGCCTGA